In the Brucella anthropi ATCC 49188 genome, one interval contains:
- a CDS encoding tail protein X, with product MNILGFERVTVMSDLMTLDLIIWQRFQRPMIGLIEATYELPQNQDLAELGAFIPVGTVVTIPIPNERDAQNVEITSLWD from the coding sequence ATGAATATTCTCGGCTTTGAGCGCGTAACAGTCATGTCCGACTTGATGACGCTCGACCTTATCATTTGGCAGAGGTTCCAACGCCCAATGATTGGTTTAATTGAGGCGACTTATGAATTGCCTCAAAATCAAGACTTGGCTGAATTGGGCGCATTTATTCCGGTCGGAACTGTAGTCACCATTCCTATTCCGAACGAACGCGACGCGCAAAACGTCGAAATCACTTCACTTTGGGATTAG
- a CDS encoding phage late control D family protein, translating to MARRAIYQVKVAGQDISSKLLPILISLETTDKEGSSSDTASISIDDKDQVIRFPKTGDPMSVSFGWEGEGLSVVFTGTVDEVQSSGSRGGGRVLSISAKGIDTQSKVKQHQHLNIDKANLETALKKAGEQAGITDIKVDDELAGIERDWWGLDGESFIAFAERTAREVGGIFKIQGNKAAMVSKTGGAASGAAMPTITAAWGVNLIAWDIRPVTGRPRHKTVKARYYDRKEAKWKEAEASVQNEDDVLVSYGKKSGSDEGDAVSTSKGKAKEVERDKGGGTVEIDGTALARPGGTCIISGARAGVDGSYRIEEVSHSYSNSGWTTRLTVKLPSANAGKDTRSPKKPTKKSSGSSGSSGGASVGGDDILVPS from the coding sequence ATGGCGCGGCGTGCGATCTATCAAGTTAAGGTCGCCGGACAAGACATTTCATCAAAACTTCTTCCGATCCTTATTTCACTCGAAACGACTGACAAGGAAGGCTCTTCTTCCGATACCGCGTCAATATCGATTGACGACAAGGATCAGGTAATTCGGTTTCCCAAGACGGGCGACCCAATGTCGGTGTCGTTCGGTTGGGAGGGCGAAGGTTTAAGCGTTGTCTTCACGGGCACCGTTGATGAAGTTCAATCGTCCGGCTCGCGCGGCGGTGGCCGCGTTCTGTCAATCTCCGCAAAGGGGATCGATACGCAAAGCAAGGTCAAGCAACATCAGCATTTAAATATCGACAAAGCCAACCTCGAAACCGCTTTGAAAAAGGCGGGCGAGCAAGCGGGCATTACCGATATCAAGGTCGATGATGAGCTAGCCGGTATTGAACGCGATTGGTGGGGTTTGGACGGCGAAAGCTTTATCGCCTTTGCCGAACGTACCGCACGGGAAGTCGGCGGGATTTTCAAAATCCAAGGCAATAAGGCGGCAATGGTTTCAAAGACCGGCGGCGCGGCGTCTGGCGCAGCGATGCCGACTATTACGGCAGCGTGGGGCGTTAATCTGATCGCTTGGGATATCCGTCCGGTTACGGGTCGCCCTCGGCACAAGACTGTAAAGGCACGCTACTACGACCGCAAAGAAGCAAAGTGGAAAGAAGCCGAAGCATCGGTTCAAAATGAAGACGACGTTCTTGTCTCTTACGGCAAGAAGTCGGGATCGGACGAAGGCGACGCCGTATCAACTTCGAAAGGCAAGGCCAAAGAAGTTGAACGCGACAAGGGCGGCGGGACGGTCGAAATCGACGGGACGGCTTTAGCCCGGCCCGGCGGAACCTGCATAATCTCCGGCGCGCGGGCTGGTGTCGATGGCTCTTATCGCATCGAAGAGGTCAGCCACAGCTATTCGAATAGCGGCTGGACCACTCGCCTAACGGTAAAACTCCCAAGCGCGAACGCTGGCAAAGACACGCGGTCGCCGAAGAAACCCACAAAGAAATCAAGCGGCTCAAGCGGATCATCCGGCGGCGCAAGCGTCGGCGGTGATGACATCCTTGTGCCAAGCTGA
- a CDS encoding phage tail protein, with the protein MLAALGSTLFEVSPLNFHETSHETGGDFAEKSVMGRRPTLEWVGESSENWSIQGRLFPHKFGGLSNLEGLHQQRRAGKPLPYMRGDGTPLGWVVIEKISEQSSYIDAKGLGRVIEFTVSVKRSDPPAKTGIFSIMSGLLG; encoded by the coding sequence ATGCTTGCGGCTTTAGGTTCAACGCTTTTCGAAGTAAGCCCTCTCAACTTTCACGAAACCAGCCACGAAACGGGCGGCGACTTTGCGGAGAAATCCGTTATGGGTCGCCGCCCAACGCTCGAATGGGTTGGTGAAAGTTCCGAAAACTGGTCAATTCAAGGACGGCTTTTCCCGCACAAATTCGGAGGTCTGTCGAACCTTGAGGGGCTTCATCAGCAGCGCAGAGCGGGGAAACCACTACCCTATATGCGCGGAGATGGAACGCCGCTTGGATGGGTAGTAATCGAAAAAATTTCGGAACAGTCCAGCTACATCGACGCTAAGGGTTTGGGCAGGGTTATTGAATTCACCGTGTCAGTCAAGCGCTCCGATCCGCCTGCGAAAACCGGAATTTTTTCAATTATGTCGGGGCTGCTCGGATGA
- a CDS encoding peptidoglycan-binding protein, giving the protein MLKIIQKIVGGNLTSAQKANANSVIVALNEFGPAVGLNQPHRLAQYLAQILHESGSFRYDREVWGPTEAQKRYDTRTDLGNTAALDGDGYLFRGRTSIQITGKYNTTAFRDWCRTLASSTSLTVPDFVKDPDAMNTDPWEGLGPIWYWDTRNLNVYADRGDNEMITKKINGGLNGYQDRLDWYTKTALVLLGYDRGDIRSFQKAKGLAVDGIAGPRTRSALHKALVSLTAPVAQSDSVMSAPVVEEKPVVPPVVEQKAKSQTNLWGWLTTALGGGGAGITALLGADWKSILAFGGLGLGGLVILTVVGPQIARAIRNIQQELA; this is encoded by the coding sequence ATGCTCAAAATCATTCAGAAGATCGTTGGCGGAAACCTCACGAGCGCACAAAAGGCAAACGCAAATAGCGTTATCGTTGCGCTCAATGAATTCGGGCCAGCCGTAGGACTAAATCAGCCGCATAGGCTTGCGCAGTACCTTGCGCAAATCCTGCACGAAAGCGGCTCCTTCCGGTATGACCGTGAGGTATGGGGGCCAACCGAAGCGCAAAAGCGCTACGACACGCGCACCGACCTTGGCAATACGGCAGCGCTTGACGGCGATGGATATCTTTTCCGGGGCCGGACGTCGATCCAGATTACCGGCAAATACAATACGACGGCTTTCCGCGATTGGTGCCGCACGCTGGCGTCATCGACCAGCCTGACCGTTCCCGACTTCGTTAAAGACCCCGATGCTATGAATACCGATCCATGGGAGGGCCTTGGTCCTATATGGTATTGGGACACACGAAACCTGAACGTTTACGCCGACCGGGGCGATAACGAAATGATTACGAAGAAGATCAATGGTGGCCTTAACGGCTATCAGGATCGTCTTGATTGGTACACGAAGACGGCGCTTGTGCTTCTCGGCTACGACCGTGGGGATATCCGCTCATTCCAGAAGGCGAAGGGGCTTGCAGTTGACGGCATTGCGGGACCGCGTACCCGTTCCGCGCTCCATAAGGCGCTTGTCAGCCTAACGGCTCCTGTGGCGCAGTCGGATAGCGTCATGTCCGCACCAGTCGTTGAAGAAAAGCCGGTTGTCCCGCCTGTTGTCGAGCAAAAGGCAAAGTCGCAAACCAACCTTTGGGGTTGGCTGACGACGGCGCTCGGCGGTGGCGGCGCTGGAATTACGGCGCTCTTGGGCGCTGACTGGAAGTCGATCCTTGCCTTTGGTGGCCTTGGACTTGGCGGATTGGTTATTCTTACCGTCGTAGGCCCGCAGATCGCGCGCGCGATCCGCAATATTCAGCAGGAATTGGCCTAA